TTCGAGATGAAACTGAAGTCCAAGGACACGCTTTCCCGCGGAAAAAGCCTGGTGCGGATAAGAACTTGTCGAAGCGAGAAGAGTTGAACATTCCGGAAGATCAAATGTATCTCCATGCCAGTGAAGAACAGGCCTCCCCTCCAACTTTACAAGGGGGGAGGATTGACCGGCATCGCTCAGAGACAAGGGGGACCAACCGATTTCTTTCCCGTTTCCAGGATAAACGCGAGCTCCCATCACCCTGGCCAGAAGCTGACTTCCCAGGCAAATCCCGAGAAAGATCCCCCCACCGGCCAGATGTCGCTCTATCCACTTCATTTCCTCCCTCAAAAACGGGTAGGAGGATTCTTCGTAAGCCCCAATCGGTCCTCCCATGACAATGAGAATATCTGGCCGCAAATCCTTTTCAGGCAATTCCCTGAGAAAAGGAGCTTCGACCATGTTCAAGGAAAAACGCATCTCCTGAAAAACATCCAGGAGAACACCCGGGGTTTCGAAGGGAACATGCTGAATGACACAAACGGATTTCATCGGGTACCTCCATCAAAAAAAAGATTCTCTGTCCCAGAAACATATCGTTTAAAAGACAGCAACTCTTGTACCCGATAAAGATCAGGCTGCTCAGGAGCTTTTCCGAAAACGCATGACAAGAAGGTAGACCGAAGGCAGGACGAGAAGAGTCATGAGGGTCGAGCTAAAGATTCCCCCTGTTACCACAGCCGCCAGAGGTCTCTGGACATTCGCACCGGTACCGTGGGAAAGAAGAAGAGGCAAGATTCCCAGGGACCCCACCAGAGCGGTCATC
The Leptospirillum ferriphilum genome window above contains:
- a CDS encoding glutamine amidotransferase, with amino-acid sequence MKSVCVIQHVPFETPGVLLDVFQEMRFSLNMVEAPFLRELPEKDLRPDILIVMGGPIGAYEESSYPFLREEMKWIERHLAGGGIFLGICLGSQLLARVMGARVYPGNGKEIGWSPLSLSDAGQSSPLVKLEGRPVLHWHGDTFDLPECSTLLASTSSYPHQAFSAGKRVLGLQFHLEVTPRDLERWYVGHACELSGDSKIDISAMRMQGKKHSGELLPVAKDIFREWLENALLPE